gtaattgtaattgctaaaagaaaaaaacaacaagttttatGTCCTCACGTTGACTGACAGGGGAAAAAAGGGAATGAAATGCGAATGAATAGATTGCGGAACTAAAGCGGTTCTGAGTGGTTGTGGCCGGACGTCTCATTCGGTTGCACACCATGCCCTTGACTTCCTACGAGAGGTGATAGCTGATGAGTGGGATCCTGCCGCTGGGAGGTCAGTAAAATCTCTGAATTGAAGGGAGAATTTCTCGCCATGGGGCTCATACCAGACGAGGGAAAGGTTCTCCCTCCTCCGGGAATCGTCAACAGGAATTCGCTGTGGCTGGCCGGTGTAGGCTGGTGCACCGCGATGCTTCACAATGCCATCAACCACAGGCCACCGCTAAAATCAGGTTAGCATGTTTGTTAGCTTGCTTTCAGACTTTATCCTGTCTACGGTGGTGCACTTTACACTCAAGCATATGCAACATCTGATCAAAAAGCATTAAAAACCTGCCCTGACATGATGCATTTACAGTCAAAACGTTGTGTCGCAGCAGAGCAAGTTAACTTGTTGTGACACCTTCGTTATAATAGCTAACTGTGTATGTTTACCCACTTAAAGCTAAAGCTTGTAGCTTCTGGCTTTAGAAAATGTCATTCAAATTACATTACAAAATACCTAAGGTAATAACtaataaattgattgattggttcATTGATTCAGATATTAGTATGCATTGTATCTGCTGTACTTAATACAAATAGACAATAAACTCATTTCCAGGGTCTGTTTTATAgtgctcatttttgttttgaggCTTTCATTGGATCTTAACTGTATATTCCACATGATATAAGTTTAATTAGGTTTCGTTTATTCCTCTATTTTAGTTAAGTCGAATTAAACGTAAATTAAGTAGCAGGTAGAATTAGACTCAAATGTGACTATCCCTTATATTGAAATAAGTCTGTGATCGCTCATATTGCTTAAAAGAcggtttcacaatttttcaagtcttgcttaaaacagcagtcaggtgcccaaatgaatattgaaataggtttttcttgccataatcaatcctcctgttcatactgaccattagaagatcccttcataatgcaccaacaatgtaagtgatggaggaggacaacatccacaagcctccttctgtgcaaaaacgtACATCAAAGTTTATCAGAAGCTAATATGTAGCTTCAGTCGTGCAAagtagtcaaatcaagtagatatctttcaacgtcagtctttttagtgccaaagtccctctttttgttattatacttctaccacagctcaacaggaaaaaacaCTGTCCCAGGGAATTTGATTGCTAAAaggactgtaaatgtggcagatatgcacttgatatgactaactcagacttctgaagcttcatataagcttcagatgaacttttaaatgtgtttatgtacaaaatgacacactgtggattATGGCCCCCATcgcttacattgaaagcacatttgaaggttATCTTTtcatagccagtatgaacaggaggaatgatcacagcaagGAAAGTTCATATTATAGTATCATCATGTTATGTGCTTAAAACACAGCCACATTATCTCCCCTATTTTCCCTTTTTAGGTGTTCATCGACAAGTCCTGCTGTCAACAATCGGCTGGTTCATCGGCTACCATattacaaaatatgaaaattacaCTTATGCCAGACTTGATCGAGACATGAATGAGTATATCAGACTCCACCCAGAGGAATTTGCAGCAAAGGGTAAGTGAATTTTCAGAAGACACACAAATTCAATAATGCTGCTTCCCTCTTGTATAATGTTTAAAGCAGATTTGTGCACCTTGTTTGCATCATTTcatatctttcttttcttcatatttGTGCACTGCCTTTGTACTCTACATTTACAGTCTTGGGAGGGACAGTGATTAGCCTCATGCCATTTACCTGTCTGTGCAGTTAAGCAACTTATATCAGACATTACTGATTGGCTTATGGTGAAAATTGGTGACATTGTATGTGTCAGGTGGattttatacataaacataGTGGAATGATTGTTCAAAGAGGCAGGCAGTGCTTGTTTTATTGActgcattatattttaatatctttttctGCCTATTTTAttcccttgtgtgtgttttgttattccATTGTAcagtcatactgtatgtgccttcattttttttgtatattttatcatcacTAACAGCAGTCATATGCTGATGAACAGGAATCTTAACACATAGTCAGTATTAGGTATTAGGTAGGAGATCCACGATGTTTCTtaatttctgttgtgtttgtagtGCTTTAAGGCATTTGTAAGTCTTCAAAGAGAAACTAAcctaaattaaaaatgtggtgCCCCATTTACGTGTGTAATCTAAGtgttcctctctgttttcttttatctcaCCAGAAAAAAAGACCTTTGCAGAAATTGTCGAGCCTTTCCATCCTGTGCGCTAAGCGTCGGCGGCTGGTGACAtggaagaggaagggagagagagaaatatttcGCAGACTACCATCTGTCTATAGTGGTCTTTTTGTCAGCTCTTTCTGTCATATGTTGTGTGAAATATAACTatgtatataataaaaatacCCAAATATAAAAATTGTTGCCTGAAATTTTCCTAACGATTCAAAACAATAAGCATAACTCCCTGTAAGTTTGTGTTCAATCAAGAAACCAAGAAAGCTGTTCTGTTCCTTCATGAtgaagaatattttaaaaatcaaagaaCAGTACTGCCTCTTTTAATTGACTGCCAAAGTtaaatgaagaggaagaagttATCAGTTTTGACTGCACTTTTATTCCATATTCATTAAGTTAGAAGCatgacactgaatgtaaacaattCAGACATTTGAGATGTTCAGGTGACTTTGCTACATGTACCGCACCTTTACAAACACcagatgttttgtttgatgACAGCATTTTTTCTAATTTGCCACTCCGATGATGTCCATATACTTCTCAGTAAGGCTCTGAGACTTCTTGGTGAGGTCGCTCATCACAGAAAACAGTCCGTTCAGGTGGAAGCGGAAGAGGACTTCTGGATCTGTGTCCAAGAGAGGCTCCAGAGTCTTGTTGAGCGTGTTGTTCTTGGCCTTGTGGTCATCCAGGTGAACCAGGCCGCACTCCACTGTGTTTCTTATGGCCTTGAGCATCAGGTAGTTGCTGTACAGGTCGCTGCAGGAttcctctgctgcttcacagtCCCACACCTCATCAGTAGGCACGTCTCTCAGCAGGCTTGGCAGGAGAATTGTCTTCTCCATATCACTGACAACTGTGCTGTATCGCCTCAGAGCCAAGAGCAGGCTGTTTTTGTTGAATTTGGACTCGGCAGACTGCATGGTTCCAATTGGATGTGGTCGACTGTTCCTGTGCTGTGGTGTCAAGACAGTAGGAAGCAGTGTGCAGTGCAAAGCCATGAGAGCATGGACTGGTGAATTTATACAAAGAGCCATAGGCGGGTTGATCAGTGCGGTTATGTAAATTGCATCAGGTGATGGATCTAGGGAAGCTTTGAGTGCTATGTGGAGTCAAACCCTTATCTTTATTTGATTTACACAACGTGCTATTTATCTGAGTTCATAATAATGTCTGACCACTGTGTACCAAAATGAACCTCTGTCCAATCATTAACCATGCAGACCATTATGGTTGAAGGACCTCAGTATAAAGGGATAGCATGGTTTGATATTGATTAACTTCAAAAAAATGAGCTGAGGGATGTCAAGTTTTGACCCAAAGTAAAGAACCTCATTGTTAAGTCAAGGTCAGCTGTGTTTAGATTGGCAGGATGTCTTATAGATTTGAACTCCTGGTTCACCTGTTTGCAAATAATATTGCAAAGGCAAAGAGAAATCAGATGATGagtcttaaaaagaaaatcaagcTTTATTATGATTCTGatataatcataaaaaatagGAAAGCCAGATTATTCTGGTCTTGTCCCCTTCCAAACTAAATGACAGCTGATCATAGGCTTCTTTGTTCTTTCTATGTGTGTGACAAGTTTCTGGTATTTTCTGCACAAATGGAAATCAAAGCTCTGAGACAGTCTGTTCCTTGGCAGACTAGTTCAGAAGAGAAGCCAAGCACCACCCTGAACATGATTTACCAATTTGTGTTGGAAagattattattagttttagaACATGATAGCTGCTCAAGAAAATAAGAGAGTGATGGATTTGACCAGATTTTCAAAACCCCAGTAGTTACAAAGCTTGCAGCTTGTTGGCAATGAGCTTCTTGAGGCAAACTTTCCATCTCTTTAGGCTTAAAGTTGACAAAGCAAGAAAATGTATCAACTTGAAATATGAGAGTTGAAGCATGCATTCATCAGTTATCGTTTGACCCCCAAAAAAATTATGCTTCTGCATGTGATGTCATGAAGGGGTTTTGTGatatatttataacatctgtcaCTCCTGATTGTTTAACATTGCCTCCACATTTTCTGATGTGTTCTACATAAACAAATAACcctaacataaaaacataaaaaagttaaGCCATCCATTCAAGGAAAAACAGCTGACTTGTGTGCAATGTGGATATGTGCCCATCAAGAAACTGTGATGTTATTTTTACTCCTGCGTCTGTGGTGTAAAGTTGAAGAATCACACAGTAAACTGTGCTAGAgtcagtatttttcttttttaaaaaaaaaacattgtattgATTTTAAGGCAGTATTGTAACCTTAATAACAGCAAAATACaatgaaacaatacatttcacacaagtatacataaatattttaacattcagCTGCTACATTTGTATTCAGTTACCATTCAGTTTTTATACAGCCAATAGTGTAGTTTTCATGCGGATCTTACAAGAGCGACAACACAAAATGAAGTACAGTCTCGGTGAGTAGTGTAAGAAATTCACAGTGAATTTGGCCGTTCAACAGGACTAAgtagaattaattaattaattaatttgaatttaacaTGTTCCATTATAAATCTGTTGaaattatgttaaaaataatgcCAAAGCTGTCCAAGACATTTCGGAATGAAGTATCCCACTCTGCTTTCCACTTCGTCCCTGACAGTTCTGCAAACCAAGAAGCCCTTACAACATCTCAagctcaattctgatgaagtAAATCAAAGTGGTTTATCCACATTGCTTTGAGCCATCTACTCACACCGTGATGGGAACCTGAAGCGAATGGGCTTCCCTTCACTGAAATTCTCCAAACACATCACTTGTTAAAGGTGTTTTAAACCTTAACAAAACTGAAGGGCCACCGAACAAGAGACGTGAGAGCACAAGCAGAGAGAAGACGGCACTTTTTCTGCTTCCCTTGGGCGACATACAGAGAGATCATATCTGCATGGGACTGCTCAGTCGGGTTTTTTTGAGTTCATTATGTGCACTCTGAAATTGGAACATGGCTCTTCATCAAGCACATACACTCTTTCCTCAACAATGCTGCATTCTTAAAATCCACCAAAAATGATCTCGACTCTTCCACACAATCCAGTTTGTTGACTCCCGATTCAGTTCACGGCATTCTTTGGTTTTAGACCCTTGAGGATGATTTCCAGGACGTGAGTAAGATCCATCATCTTGGTGAGCATATCCATGATGTCAGGATGGTCCTTCGCTCCATCGATGAACTCCTCCAGTGTCAGCTCACCTGAGAAGCagcaaagattaaaaaaaatgtaagggacaaattatatatattaagaAATTACACAGCTAACAGAATGTTTATTGCTTCCTATTGATCCAGTATTTCACTCTGAATGGGCTCTGGACAGGGCTGgtcatgttgacattatttccAACCAGGAACACTGTTCTTATGTTGAGGGCTAATAAATCATGATATCATCTATAAGATATTTGTTACCTTCTCCTTTGACATCGACCTTTTCGTATATAAGAGTCACAATCTCTTCTGGTGGGACGTCGTAAATCCTCGTGATATCTTGAATAGCCTGGTGAAGAAGTTTCCACAGTTAATTGTTCAGCATTAACTTAAAAAGGTGTCACATAATCTGTTGCGTGGTTACTGCACGACTTCCTCAGTCAGTGAATTAGGTGATAGTCAAGGCCATATTTAGACCTAAGGTTAGATAAGAAGCCCCCTGGATTATGGGTCATGTCTAGGTCATGGCCAGTTAAACCCATTTCTGCACTTTCAGAGCTAAGCCTTATGATTCTAGGAACTCTGCCCAGTTCTTCAGATCTGTGACACTCTAATTATGAGAcatccaagaaaaaaaaaatactgtaccTTAAATATAGTCTCCAGTTCCTCCTTGTCAATTTTCCCATTTCCATCTTGATCGAAGAGCTTGAAGTACCACTTTAGTTTCTggttaatttcccctttcagTAATAAACTTATTGCTGCAATGTATTCAACGAAGTCTATGTAGCCATCCTGCAAATCAGCAAATAAAAGATACAGTTAAGAAAATGATGGATtgcaaaatcaaaatgtatttaaaggggacctattatgtttttccttattttcagtcatatatatgatgttacaatgtcagatgttcatgttaaacatggccaaagtgtcaaataatgaagtAAACGTAcgtagaagtaatccctgtgagcaaaaagcaccaactgctctgaacgcttggtTTCCACTGTTTCTTTCTACTTTTAGCCCGACCCGACGTCGGCTTGTGAAAGATTTCTTTATGTGGTCATTTGCTCCATGCACAGCACgcgagttcactgctccgctccgctaacattatagcatttttccattgttatGGGGGTAGTCACGCCGAGCCATGACTCCAGTAAAGCTGGCACGCTGTGAATGTTTTTCCGTTACACAACATGCAAAgcaaaataagttgtttacttgttggaggtgtgctggtcgtctgcaactcttcattaaacatcatcatcactgttgctgtttctgtttgtactattcctccctacGTTATTTTTAACTGATCTGCTTAaaaaagagctccaaatatgtccatatgttgttgtgtcaacTGGTTTTTAGCGCCACTAATGAAGCTTTGCTcattcagtgaggaacacatttaatttcctgtaaattcttcacaataaaactcTCTcgttatttaatcatttaaaagcttttcatttgaggcagtaaagcaggaaatgttgggtttgcatcagtggTAAtttaacacgactctgatatggctgccccttagcaggccaatcagaacagagtgggctcatcaagAGTGGGCCTTAACGAGACgggagctaagactgcctgtaagagacagaggctgaactgaggggctgcataaagggccagtataaagCCCCTTCTACGCAGCCTGTTCAAGGCGGGAATGCTGCGCCTTTATTTCGTCCcgctgttctgtataaaaagTACGGACACAGAGATGGGGAATCAATAAGCTGGCTACAGAGGTAGTCACAGAGCTAGATTAACGtctgtgtaaatgtgacagCTGGCACGGCGGGACAGCACGCACTAATCACCGATATCGTTGTGTTGCACATCACGCTTCTGATTTGGAACGCTGGCATGCTATGTAAAAGGACATTATGTTagctttgtttggttcagtgtaaaaaagcaaaggcgGCGTAATGACAGATCTTCTTTATAGTTATAATGTGAGATCTCTTTACAAAAGAGCcttaagataaataaggagttttttgaattgtaaatcGTGCAAAGCAACTCTAgtgagtccaaaaataaaaataatatagagctggaaatgagcataataggtcccctttaaaaaaagattttcaaaggCAGAATTGTACCATTTGGTATTAtcaaagtagtagtagtagtagtggtaatTATCCTACACAAGGGCAACATGAGTGAGGCAACTCTGAGGAAACCATGGCTGATACTTACAGAGACTCTAAATCATGTACTAACAAGGTGCAGTTTGTACATCCTGTCATCCTAAGCTTTGTACAGGACTCAAAAAGTAGATCATGTCAGAGTTTAACCTCAGTTGATCCATCTTAAAATGTGAGAGATGTCCGTAATCTCTCGTCActccttttaaaatgttaactcTTCATGTAAAACAATCTGAAATAACGCATTAGTCTCTTATTTCCCATTGCAAAGTTGGCCTTTGATTCAAGAGAATTGATTTATTCAACTAGTCACATGCATCAGTAATTCATCAAGTAGATGTCTCATCAGCTCTCTGGCAAATCTTTGGTACTGTTCACCTCTTTTGGGGGAATCATACAGTCCATTTTGTCCTGAGCAGGGAAGAAGAAACTTGTTGCAGGTATTTTCTTACCCCATCCATGTCAAAGGTGAAGAAGACCTGGTCCACATAGCTGCTGGCCTCCTCTGTCATCCCATTCATTTCAAGCATTCCCTTGAGCTCAAAGAGCGTGATGAGCCCAGAAGGAGACTCCCTCATGAACTTGGTGTACCAGTGGTGCATGTCCTCCTCCAGGATGTCATCCAGGTTGGAGCCGTGGGCACCCATTATTCCTTCAGTGGTTTGATTTTGTCCAGAATCCTGCAGAGTCTGTGTTGAAGCTGAGATGTGCGAGGACAGTGGTCGTGTAGAGTAGTGGCAGCACTGAGGTGTGACTGAAATATCATGCAACCACAGCCTTAATCTTTAAGTCTTGGGAGACCCAAAAGGAGAGATAACCCTTTAATGGGATAAGTGCAGAGGTCTTCCTAGAACCTCGGGACACTGCATGCTCTATACCAGGCTAAAAATGACATTGGATGGTAATATACAGTGAGTTGGAACTCTAATGTGCAACAAGGAAAGGTCAGGTTTGAGCTCTTGCCTCTGAGAAAAATTAAGAGTTTAATTGAAGAACTTTGCTTTGATGGTCCACATCAGccaattttgtttttactcatttctatttcagtatttatttgcttttattttttctaagtTTGTACATCCCAATATTTTCATAACCACCTATTCTCACCTGTATAATATTTCTGTATCCGTGCAAATAAATAATCTAAATTTGCCAACTTAGATGTGCACCCATTCACAAAGGCTATAACACACGTCTGGGATTCCTCGGGGAATTAAAGAAGGGAATTCCTCTTGGAACAGACTTATCCTCTTTATAGACATGACTAAAAGGGTATTTCTAagctacaacacacacattaagcTTCTTTTAATATATTATGTAAAAGTTATACATAGGCATACATATTATGAGTGCATTAAATAAGCAGgagaaatgtgtaaaatgcatggacatgtttttccagtcatttttgtttttaaattttattctgTAATTTATGTTAAATTGACAGTTTTTCAGGCCTGTGTTGAGCTCAACCCATGTTTTAAGAAGTACTTATATTTTTTCAAAGATACAATGGACAAAATCTAGAAGAAACTGCAAAGGAGCAAAAAGCTATATATAgctatacatacatatatacatttatgtacacacgcacacacacacatatacatatatatatatatatagctctgccataaattctacatttacaaagcttatttgtaaatgtttttgttgacattgtcagaaaggtgataactgtactatatgttttttattgaggttgtagtgggtggtggtggtgtactggagtacattatattgaaaagtgttcctaatattttgtccactccattaacatacatgaagaGGTTAATGCTGAAAATGCAtgagcttcataaaagtagaatttatggcagagctgttgtattggattgcattagatggcacaggtgtacctaatgaatAGCCTtgtgagtatatatatatataccaatgagtatatatatatatacacacaccagcCACTgcatcgctctctctctctctcttgcaccctcgctctctctctctctctctctctgtctctcgaGGGATGCGGCAGGAAAGCACTACACATTCTGGGATTTTTGCTGTTGTGCAACAATTAAGCAATGTATTAGGGCCAGAAAAGATTACGTGCTGTAGATGTCAACTGATTTAAGCTtgagcagaaaaacatgttgcaCTTCCTGGTATGTTAACTAACTAATTACAGTGTTAGCAATAAGCCATTTTGACATGTAATCAGTaggaaaagtacaggtgtaaatgataaaaaattaaTCATGGCTGAATTTAGctttttcagtttcagggtcctggtattgtgcctGCTGGCTcattgtcacactgtcatggctcactgggacacttgaaGAGAATAGAGCAATCATGAACATTGTTAgtgacacctgtgcttttccttctatgaaagtgtctgctgtgaaaaaggcctacaGCCAAGCCGGGGGAGACTGCACCCTGGACGTATTTTATAATTTACTGCgggacagaaaaataaatgatacaaaACTGTGGAGGGATAAACAATCTGCTTTTCCTCTTAACGCTtgcaaaaaattaaatattttgagatagatagatagatagatagatagatagatagatagatagatagatagatagatagatagatagatagatagatctaaaaaaaactaaaaaaaacttgcacACACACGTCAAAATggataaatacatgtttaacCAACACGGTTGACCCATGACAGACCGAAGTGAGGCTCTGCGTGAGCGATCTCAGGATCATAGGTACGCCAAAGGATTGAGTGTAGTGAAGTGCTGTTTAAAACCAACCTGACTATCAAAGCTCAGAGTGCTTATTATAGTTAATCTGGCTTTAGACGATTAGCAGTTCTCAAAATAGGATTGAAAAATGGACCACCAGTCACTCCTGACAGCACAGGCAGCCAGTATCTATTTGGTATACACAGCCAAAATCTATGCTGCTGCCTTATGCCAAGGTACATGATCTATCTCTGTTGCCAACAGATTTTGAAAACTGTTTACTTTGATGAAACAGAGCTAGACACCTGCAGACAATATTCTCCCTAACCCTAAAAATACAGTAGAGAGAGCAGCTTAAGTCAACTAAGGTTGTCCAGTCTGAATCAATAAATCCAGTCTAAACAGAAATGTGCAAGTTTATTCTGAGCTCAACATTTGCAATATTAGAGAGTATCAAAGAGCAGGTGGTCTGATTTGGTTTTATGCACAGTAATATGCTGTTGAAATCTCATGGCTCCCACTAATACGCTGTTGCTTAAACTTGACCTTTTGACCAGCATGTGACTGTCATGCAGCAAAGACGTTTAAGAACTGCAAGTGAAAATATATTTCCCTCTTTAGTAAACCTCAGTTCTTTGAAGGCATAAATCTTTTCTAATCTTGTCTACCAGtaagagaaaatgtatttcccaTGAGTCACACTGTGCTTCTATGTGTTCTCTTACTGTGACGATAATTGCTTTCTTTAACTCCAAGACACATATATTTAGGTAGAATTTCTAAGCCAACCTTACACTTGTTTATCCATGGGTATCTTGATTATTAAGCCCATTTTGATAAGGAGGGTAATCTCTATTTGAAGTTATAAATCAATTGAATGACTGTAATAAATCTAACATTTTAGCTACACATTAACTGCACAGTTTCAGCAGGTTTCAGGCACATCacatgtctaaaaaaaaaaatctttatttcagAAATTACAGACCATATAAATCTCATGTTAGATGATAATATTTAATCAAAGAATTAACATTTACTCAATTAGATGCGTTTTCACCACAATTAACTGATAACAAAACATGGTAATTAGTGTTTTAATTGGTTCATGTTTCAACTGTTTTCATGAAGTTTTGTACAGAGTGCAACCTGCTGAGATGAGGACTAATGAATAACCATCTGGTGGAAAAATGCCTGTTCAGGACCAGATCATTTGGCataaacattaattaattaaacattaatcATAGCTGTAATGTTATTAGAGGACAGACACGTTGACATGATTGCTGCCAGGAAACAGACTGCAATCTGACCTACAGGAACAGCTCTAATTTACAAAAGTGTGATGTACTACCAGTTATTAACTGCAACAACCTGCTACAATTCactataaaaatatcaatgtaaATTCTTAATATTTCTCtgcaaaaaaagagacaagaagCACaagtcagacagaaaacaaaggtaAAGGTAACCATTCACATGGATGAGGAACATGCACTCCCTCTACTGTTCAACCACAGAGAATATCAAAAATACAGCAGGTTAAAGGGCAAAAACTGAGCCCTTGCGTACATGTCAAACAAAACTTCAAtgagaaatgtacaaaatgttgtttatttagtgGTATACTCTACAAAGTATGAGGTTTGTGTGTTCAGAATATATAGCTTTATATGGGCATGCATTACAACTTGACTTACAACTTGATTCCTGCAGACAGCTAATTTTCCCATACAGTTCCCTAAAGCTGACTTTCCTTCCTGTACAATTCACTACTTAAGAGAAAATATCGATGTAAATTCTCAATATCAGACAAGcacaagacagaaagaaaacaaaagtagaAGTAACTGTTCACGTGTATGAGGAACATGCACTCCCTCTACTGTTCAACCACAGAGaatgttaaaaatacagtaGGTTAAAGGGCAAAACATGAGCCCTTGTGTACATGTCAAACAAAACCTCAAtgagaaatgtacaaaattcTGTGCATTTGGTGGTATAATAtacaaagtatgatttttttgtgtgcagaATATATAGTTTTATATGGGCATGCATTGCCTTGATTTACAACATGCAGCAGACAGCTAATTTCCCTACACAGATATCTGAAGCTGACTTTccttcctgttttctctctaGGAAAATGTTTCAGAGTGTTCcacttttttcatttgcaaATGATGTCTTGGTGATGCAGAATAATGGGATAGATATGCAAATATAAACACTTGTATTtccattaaaaacacttttacagGCTTTTCTCATGTTCTCATGACAGTGATATTCAAGgaatgaatataaataattacagcacagacatttataaaaaaaaataccctttCAATGGATATACTTGGAgttatacaaaaacacataatgaAATCTGAAGTACAGTATGAaatactatattatatatactcAAGAAAGCACTGATCTTTGTTGGCATTGTCTGGTCAGATAAACTACTCGGTTTGACAGTAGGATGTAGATTTTACATCGAGAGAAGTCTTAAAGAATATTATTCAAAATGAGCTCATCCATATGACTGAAGTCATGACACCTTTGCATGACTATGTAGTTTGTATGAATTATGTAGTTTCCTGTGGTAAAGATGTGTCATATGCTCGTGGGAAAATCTCACATGAGTTACAAACACCAACCTTCAGAGGTTTCATATATGCTTTCTTACTCTCTAAATGACAAAGCAAGATACACCGGTTTTCTTGTAAGTTTGTGAACAtttcttcaaaacatttttagggACAATGGATCAATGTGCATGGGCTCTGATTCATCTGTCTCTCGGTCATATAGAAACTGTCTGAACACGTTGTACACCATCTTCCTGCTCAGGGTAAAGTTCCTCAACTCGTCCTGCCTCTCTGCGGGCATGAGAAATGTCAGCCGGTAGTCTGCAGTGACTGAACCATTCCTGTGGGGAGAGTTAAACAGAAGTTCTGGAGCTCAACACACATTTTTGCCTCTAAAATCt
This is a stretch of genomic DNA from Thunnus albacares chromosome 6, fThuAlb1.1, whole genome shotgun sequence. It encodes these proteins:
- the ndufc2 gene encoding NADH dehydrogenase [ubiquinone] 1 subunit C2 isoform X1 encodes the protein MGLIPDEGKVLPPPGIVNRNSLWLAGVGWCTAMLHNAINHRPPLKSGVHRQVLLSTIGWFIGYHITKYENYTYARLDRDMNEYIRLHPEEFAAKGKKKDLCRNCRAFPSCALSVGGW
- the ndufc2 gene encoding NADH dehydrogenase [ubiquinone] 1 subunit C2 isoform X2 produces the protein MGLIPDEGKVLPPPGIVNRNSLWLAGVGWCTAMLHNAINHRPPLKSGVHRQVLLSTIGWFIGYHITKYENYTYARLDRDMNEYIRLHPEEFAAKEKKTFAEIVEPFHPVR
- the LOC122983959 gene encoding mid1-interacting protein 1-B-like, which gives rise to MALCINSPVHALMALHCTLLPTVLTPQHRNSRPHPIGTMQSAESKFNKNSLLLALRRYSTVVSDMEKTILLPSLLRDVPTDEVWDCEAAEESCSDLYSNYLMLKAIRNTVECGLVHLDDHKAKNNTLNKTLEPLLDTDPEVLFRFHLNGLFSVMSDLTKKSQSLTEKYMDIIGVAN
- the guca1c gene encoding guanylyl cyclase-activating protein 3, translated to MGAHGSNLDDILEEDMHHWYTKFMRESPSGLITLFELKGMLEMNGMTEEASSYVDQVFFTFDMDGDGYIDFVEYIAAISLLLKGEINQKLKWYFKLFDQDGNGKIDKEELETIFKAIQDITRIYDVPPEEIVTLIYEKVDVKGEGELTLEEFIDGAKDHPDIMDMLTKMMDLTHVLEIILKGLKPKNAVN